One part of the Nymphaea colorata isolate Beijing-Zhang1983 chromosome 8, ASM883128v2, whole genome shotgun sequence genome encodes these proteins:
- the LOC116259477 gene encoding glycosyltransferase family 92 protein RCOM_0530710-like produces MEEHRQKKKRVFSLLKRDHQPPPKRPRKPPALSWAALLLLWVTLLLLCPQIPSIASLFKVSFRPVLILPWHYFRSPSSSLSSSAAVAIGPATSPIQIDGRVLFPDHVLFLLLRRRTSRLPRNLTCVYRNPETRFTLPPISSDSDTRLRFVRCPLPPHNLTDTEITLDNEGNRQPAVSVPSPRLPPLLSWDSVVYESLVDSDTIVLFVKGLNLRPGRESDPRRLRCVFRHKRSQVTTRAISAAQEIVRCPLPSIFKWGPLKKGPPPGLVVSVTAAYQTSRTIPSAANVRHYPYLDRGLLTKKKKHTLCSCTMVWNQAHFLKEWITYHSRLGVEKWFIYDNNSDDHTPDVLDGLARPPASLELSRHVWPWIKTQEAGFSHCALMARAECEWVAFMDVDEFFYFTPSTFAHSKKKPVLHALLANVSTVLPRVAEIRTDCYSFGPSGLRAMPPRGVMAGYTCRLGAPERHKSIVRPDSLDHTLINVVHHFHLNTGFEYVNLPRNVGVINHYKYQVWEVFKTKFYRRVATYVADWHENQNQGSKDRVPGLGTEAIEPVDWHLQFCEVNDTGLRDFIYGTFLHNGLFPWEKM; encoded by the exons ATGGAAGAGCATCGCCAGAAGAAAAAGAGGGTGTTCTCTCTACTGAAGAGAGACCACCAGCCGCCACCCAAGCGCCCTCGCAAGCCCCCTGCCCTCTCCTGGGCGGCACTCCTCCTCCTCTGGGtcaccctcctcctcctctgcccTCAAATCCCCTCCATCGCCTCACTTTTCAAAG TCTCATTCCGGCCGGTTCTCATCCTTCCCTGGCACTATTTCCGCTCCCCTTCATCCTCATTGTCGTCGTCCGCTGCGGTTGCAATCGGCCCTGCGACCTCCCCGATCCAGATCGACGGCCGCGTCCTCTTTCCCGACCACGtgctcttcctccttctccgcCGCCGCACATCCCGCTTGCCCAGAAACCTCACCTGCGTCTACCGGAATCCGGAGACTCGCTTCACGCTCCCGCCCATCTCCTCCGACTCGGACACGCGCCTCCGGTTCGTCCGCTGCCCCCTTCCTCCTCACAACCTCACCGACACCGAAATTACTCTCGACAATGAAGGTAATCGCCAACCCGCTGTCTCTGTCCCCTCTCCTCGCcttcctcctctcctctcctgGGACTCCGTCGTTTACGAGTCGCTCGTGGATTCCGATACGATCGTCCTGTTCGTGAAGGGACTGAACCTGAGACCCGGCCGCGAATCGGATCCCCGGCGGCTGAGATGTGTTTTCCGGCACAAGAGGTCGCAGGTTACCACTCGGGCCATCTCGGCCGCCCAAGAGATCGTGAGGTGTCCTCTGCCGTCCATCTTCAAGTGGGGCCCGCTTAAGAAGGGCCCACCGCCGGGCCTCGTGGTCTCCGTAACTGCCGCTTACCAGACGAGCCGGACGATCCCCTCGGCCGCCAACGTCCGCCATTACCCGTACCTCGACAGGGGCCTCCtaaccaagaagaagaagcacacGCTGTGTTCGTGCACCATGGTCTGGAACCAGGCCCACTTCCTCAAGGAGTGGATCACCTACCACTCTCGGCTCGGCGTCGAGAAGTGGTTCATCTACGACAACAACAGCGACGACCATACGCCGGACGTCCTGGACGGACTGGCGCGGCCGCCGGCGTCGCTCGAGCTCTCCCGGCACGTCTGGCCGTGGATCAAGACCCAGGAGGCCGGGTTCTCGCACTGCGCGCTAATGGCCCGGGCAGAGTGCGAGTGGGTCGCGTTCATGGACGTGGATGAGTTCTTCTACTTCACCCCAAGTACGTTCGCGCACTCCAAGAAGAAGCCCGTCCTTCACGCGCTTTTGGCCAACGTGTCCACGGTGCTGCCCAGAGTGGCCGAGATTCGGACGGACTGCTATAGCTTCGGGCCGTCCGGGCTGCGGGCTATGCCGCCGAGGGGGGTAATGGCCGGCTATACGTGCCGGCTGGGCGCCCCGGAACGGCACAAGTCGATTGTGCGGCCGGATTCGCTGGACCATACGTTGATCAATGTGGTTCATCACTTCCACTTGAACACGGGGTTCGAGTACGTGAACTTGCCGAGGAATGTGGGGGTGATCAATCACTATAAGTATCAAGTGTGGGAGGTGTTCAAGACCAAGTTCTATAGACGAGTGGCTACTTATGTTGCTGATTGGCATGAGAACCAGAACCAGGGGTCTAAAGATAGGGTCCCTGGCTTGGGTACTGAGGCCATTGAACCTGTTGATTGGCACCTCCAATTTTGTGAAGTTAATGATACTGGCTTGAGGGATTTCATATATGGAACTTTTCTGCATAATGGGTTGTTCCCATGGGAAAAGATGtga